The segment GGAAGCAGTGTTGGAGATAAAACTCAGGTTCAGGCAAACACTAATCCTTTCTCTTAATCATAAGTCTAAGGTCAAACACTTAATTTCGTATAAGTGAAAAGGTGATCGTATGAGTTTAGGTAAAAGAGTCTCAAACTGGTTCGCCGAGAGGCTAGGTTTAGACGATCTGCCTTTTTTCAAAACTCCAGACTATATGTTCCACGCTAACGAATGGTTAGGGGCGTTGGTAGCTGCGTCTTTTATTTACACAGTTATATCAGGACTGATACTCCTTCTTTACTACAATGCTGCAGCAGGTTATCAATCTACTGAGGCCATAATCAATCAAGTACCTTATGGCTCCGTAGTACTTTACAGCCACCTCTATGGTTCCTACGCGATGATAATTTTAGCATACGTTCACATGTTCAGGAATTATTTTGTAGGAGCTTATAAGAAACCCAGAGAGTTGTTATGGATTCTAGGAGTTCTGATGTTAGTTCTAACTTTGGGCGCGTCGTTTTTAGGATATAGCCTAATTGGTGATGCCCTTGCTGTAAGTGCCGTTGACGTAGGTGCTGGTATAGTAACTTCTATACCGCAATTGTCCTTCCTCATTCCTATAATATTTGGGAATTACGACACCGGAGATTACACCAGGGTCTTAGCTTTACACATAATTTTAGTCGCGCTTATAGGTTTGCTTTTCGTGTTCCATTTCTTCTTAGCGGAACATTACGGAATGATGCCTTCCAGAAAGGTGAAGCCAAAGGCCCCAGCAGTTTACACTAAGGAGGAATGGTCAAAGTTCAATCCTTGGTGGCCGAGAAACTTCGTATACATGTCCTCCTTGGTCTTCATGACCTGGGGTTTCATCTTAGCTATCCCTAACGCCTTGGCTTACTTGAATGGTTTACCGCAGTACTTCAACCCTTTCATGAATCCGAAACCCGCACCACCTCCTAATAGCCCAGCCGCCGCACACATCACAACCTATCCACCATGGTTCTTCCTCTTCCTCTACAAGATAGCCGATTTCACTAGCGATGTCGTGGTATTCCTAATGATAGGCGTTATAATACCCTTGATTTATCTACTAATAGTGCCGTTTTTAGATAGAACTGATGAATTGCATCCCTTAAGGAGGAAAGTGTTCTCGGGAATCGGGATCCTTATGATAACTTATCTAATACAAACTTCTCTATGGGGCGATCTGGCTCCAGGAGTCCAGGTGAGCGTTAAGGATCAGGTAATTGCATATTTAGTACCTGCTATAATTGTAGCCCTAGGTTTAACGTTTCTCAATCCTATGGAACAAAAAGTTAGGCCCTCTTCTGCCATCTCTCCTATGACCTCGATTCTTTTCGTAGTTATCTCGTTGCTCTTTTCTGGAGCTGTGGTGCAGTTGATAGATTATCCTAGTCCATTAACGTTTTCAATCGCGATGTTCCTAGGCTCTCTCTTCTTCTTAGGGGCAAGATCGATGGGTAGTTTGGTGCTTAACAAAAACGTTAGTAGGAGCGTTCCTAATCGCCCCGTGTCCGAGGTGAATACTTCCGTCATGATCTCGAATGAGAAAAAGAAGAGGTTGGCAGAAGTCATTATGAGCATATTATTTGTCCTGGTTGTGGTTATAGTTGCGCAGATGTGGACTATTCCTCCTACAGGATACGCCTCAAATCTCTTCGGTGTTGACTTAGGTCTAGTGTTTCTTATGTTAGGGGAGTCGATCTCTCTGTACCACTACGTAGTCTATAAGAAGCCCACTGAAAAGGAAGAATAATTTTTTAAACGTTTATTCCTTTTTTACAAATCATGATAAACGTTGGCTTCTACTATAAGGTGAAGAAAGGCCATGAGAAAGAGTTCGAAGAGACTTTTCTATCAGTTCTAAAAACGTTAAAAGAATCGTTACCTGGTTTTAGAGACGCAAAGTTATATAAGAACGTTGCAGATCCACAAGAATACTTAATTTACAGCGAATGGGATAACTTAGAGACTTTTAGAGAGTTCATTAAAAGCCGAGCGTTCAAGGAAACGACGTCATATGGAAAGTCTATAATAGACGGAAGGCCAACTCATCGCGTGCTGCAGCAAGTAAACGAATCCTAGAGACCTTATGTTATTAGGTGTAACCTGTTAGTTCTCCTCAAGTACTCCATTAGATATGGTGTATCGTTCACCTTTTCACGTGTGAGATACTCTAGAATTAGCCCTTTAGGTTTCTCTAATCCATCCGTCTTGATTAAGGAACTTTCGGTAGCTATTATGTCTACAGGTACGTCAAAAGGTTCAGAAGGGACATCTGGAACTATCTGGATTGAATGAACGGTTGTGGCCACTGGAGTGGTTTCCTTAACTTTTCCCTGTTCTCTGAGAATTGCGTATTCAAGTTCACTGTAGCCTTCACCCTTTCCGACCCTGTTCCCCCTTGGAGAGACAGCTACCGAGCCGACGACTACCAAATCTATTACCGGTATGTCATCCAGCCGAACGTTCTCTCCGTATCTGGAGAAGTTAACGATCTTGGAAGCCTCTCTAGGGTTCCCCCAGGCCTTCTCAGAAAAAAGGAAGAACTCTCCTTTGAGCCTTGGGGTAGGAACCAAGAGGATCTTCTTGTCACTAAGAGCTCTCTCCCTAAAAGGAGATTGAGGCGCGTCTGGGTTGGACTTCACAACCTTAGCCTCTTTATACTCCCTAGTCTGAGTGAGATTGTTAGACGCTTTAACGCTCCCCTTGAAATTTGGTATCCTTCCTTTGACAGGTCTAGGAAAGGAAGCTATTCCCTTCTCTTCCATAAGCTTCCATATTCTCTCCCTTATTTCTTGCTTAGCTAGTCTCTCCATTTTTCAATCTCGCCTTTAAACTCATGGCTTCATATATTATGTTCGCCCCAAGCATGGAGGTTAGCTCACTAACGTCGTAGGGAGGTGAGATCTCAACTACGTCAAATCCTACAAGCTGAACGTTCAAAGACCTAATGATCTCTAGGGCCTCGAAGGAGGACAACCCTCCTACCTCTGGAGTTCCAGTTCCTGGAGCGAACGCTGGATCTACAACGTCTATGTCAAAGGAAATGTATGTAGGACCCTTTAAGGTCGAGATCTCCTGGATCACTCTGTTTAGGTCAAGTTTAACTTCCCTTATGGTGAACGAGGAGATACCTAGCCTTTTGCCATCCTCTACGTCCTCGTGGGAGAAGAGAGAACCTCTTATCCCTATCTGGATCACTCTGTTCAATAGGCCCTCCTCTAAGGATCTCCTCAGCCAAGTACCGTGATCATACTTCTTCCCCCAATGAGAGTCCCAAAAATCATAGTGGGAATCGAAGTGAATGAGGTTCACTTTACCATGAACCCTTTTTACTGTCCTGAGAATCGGAAGTGTAATTGAATGGTCTCCACCTACGAGGAAGAGTGTTGACCTCTTCATGTACTCAGTTAGAGTTTCCTCTATCCTCTCCATAGTCTCCTCTATATGGCCAGGAATAACATCTACGTCTCCCCCGTCACACACGTTTAGCTCATCTAATGGGTAGACTTTCTGAAAGGGATTGTATGGCCTCAGGAGTCTCGATCCGTCTCTCACCCCCATTGGTCCGAATCTGGCTCCTGGCCTATAAGTGGTCGCATCGTCAAAGGGTATTCCCATAAAGATAGCCTCTGGCCTCTCATCTCCGCACGTTGGCAATCTTGCAAAGGTCGAAATCTGAGAGAACCTGGGAGACTTTAACGCATCTATTTGTCTCATACGCTAAGATTGTATCATGAAAATAAATAAGATAATGATAGTTTTTAGTTGTAGTTGTGGTTCGAAGTTCGAACTTCATTGTTTACAAATAAATTATTGAATTGAACTTTTTATTCAAACTTGACTCTTCTTTAACGAAACTGTTTCTCAGCTTAAAGCGAAACTGAGGAACCCTTGAACGAAGTCGAATCGAACCTTTTTATCCTCCTATATATTAAATTCGTTATGGAACCATATCAGATCTTAGAGGAGGCGAAAAAGATTGAGTCAAAGGTCATAGAACTGAGGAGAACGATCCATGCCTATCCTGAGCTCTCTTATCAAGAACATAGGACCGCAGGACTTGTCTCGGACTTCCTTAGGGGGTTAGGAGTGGAGGTTCATGAGAACGTAGGACTAAAAACTGCGGTCATGGGAGTGATAAGGGGGAAAAGAAAGGGGGTGTTAGCTCTAAGGGCGGATATGGATGCCCTTCCCTTAAATGAGGAAACGGGACTTCCTTTCTCCTCTAAAGTTCCTGGGGTTATGCACGCTTGTGGACATGACGCCCACACAGCGATGTTATTGGGAGTTGCTTCAATATTAACTAAACATCTAGACGAAATTGGAGAGGTGAGGCTTCTCTTTCAACCTGCCGAGGAAGATGGGGGGAGAGGCGGAGCCCTTCCAATGATAGAGGCGGGCGTGATGAACGGAGTGGATTACGTGTTCGGATTACACGTCATGTCAGGTTACCCTAGTGGGGTTTTAGCTACTAGAGAAGGACCACTAATGGCCAGACCAGACTCTTTTAAGGTTGAGATAGTTGGGAGAGGCGGACACGGATCCGCTCCTCACGAAACTATAGACCCAGTTTACATATCAGCCCTGATCATTAACGCAATTCAAGGTATCAGATCTAGGCAGGTCAACCCATTAGAACCTTTCGTCTTATCTGTTACTAGCGTTCACTCTGGAACGAAAGATAACATAATACCTGACAGAGCAATGATGGAGGGAACGATAAGGACTCTAAACGACAACGTTAGGGAGGCAGTCATAAGGTCCTTTCAAGACGTCGTGAAAGGGATATGTGAAGCCTACGGCGCTCAGTGCAGGATCGAATTCAAGGAAAATCCATACCCAGTAACAGTAAACGATCCTGAGACTACCAGAGAGGTGAAGGAAGTTCTAGCTCAGATCCCTGGAGTTGAAGTAAGAGACGTTCCTCCAGTGTTAGGAGGTGAGGATTTCTCCAGGTTCCTCCAGAGGGCTAAGGGCTCCTTTATCTTCCTAGGAACTAGAAACGAAAGGGAAAACATAGTGTATCCAAATCACAGCTCAAAGTTTACAGTTGATGAGAGCTCGCTCAAGATAGGAGTGACCTCACTATCCCTCCTAGCAATGAGGTTCTCTAGATAGTTAGCTTACTACATTAAGTTTCTTCTCCATTTCAGAGCTACATGCTTTACAGCACGTGTAGTATATCTTTTTCCCTCTTTTCAATAGGATAGGTTCACCTTTGATTTCTCCTCCACAATAGTCGCACACCAGCTTAGATCTCTTAACTTTAGTGAATCCCTCTTTACCAACTGACACGTAATAGCTTGAACTTTTAAGTTTAGACAACAAGTCAACCATTTGTTCCATTCTCGCCTCCATTATCACGAGATATTTTCCATCGATCAGTTTATAGCACGCGAAACCATTAGGGCAGTTCTCACTTATCGAGAACACGGTTAACTTGTCCTTTTCATAGTACTCAACAGTGAACTTAACTCCCTTCTCTCGAAGGGATTGGATTGCCTTAGCTACAGACGTCCTACTCACTCCTAGCTCCTTAGCTATCTTGCTTGCGCTCATTCTAGAGTCCTCTCTGAGGTAACTCAGAACTTTGTATTCTAATTCCGTTAATTCGTTTTCGTTTGTCACTTTCTCACCGTTACTTTTAACATCGATGTGACACAATTTTATCTTTATCCGTGAAACAATGGTAAATGTAAACGATGGATATTTTAACTTTAGCACGTTTAATAAATTGATGTAAAATGATGGATCCGGTATGTGGAATGGAGGTGAACGAAACCACTAACCTGAAGACTATGTATAAGGGTAAGATGTATTACTTTTGTAGTTCTCATTGTAAATCAGCGTTTGAAAAGGATCCCGAGGCCTACCTAAAGGGTGGGCCAAAGGGGATGCCACATGGACACTAAGGAAGGCCTGAGGCTCAAGAAGGAACAGGAGCTCAAGATCCTAGGAATGCATTGTGCAACCTGCGAAGTCACAGTCTCAAGAGCTATTTCTGGCGTGAACGGAGTTAAGAACACTAAGGTCAACTTAGCTAGCGGGAACGCGATAGTCGAGATGGAAGGAGGAAAGTTAGCTGATGTAGTGAAGGCCGTAAGGAAAGCTGGATATGACGTAGTTACTCAAAAACTTATATTAAACGTTAAAATGAGAGAGGAGGAGGGACATAAGGTAAGGGAAATCCTTGAGGACATAGATGGAGTGATATCTGCTAAGGTGAACTCTGCCTCAGGGTTAGCTGTCGTAGAGTTAAACCCGTTATCCACCTCCTCTGATAAGGTTGTAGAGGAGCTCAAGAAGCATGGATATTTGGCAGAGGTGAGCGCTGATAAGGTGACTAGGACTAGTTACCTTAGGGAGCTCTTGATGAAGCTTTTGATAGCAGCTGTTGTTTCTCCTTTAACTTTAATTCAAGTCCCGTTGCTTCAGCTGATATTTTCTATACCAGTCGTCTTCTATTCAGGATCAATTTTTCATCGCGGTGCGTTCAGGGCAATTAAGAATAGGACTACTAACATGGACGTTCTGGTATCGCTATCCTCTCTCACAGCATGGTTTTACAGCTTCGTTTCATTTCTCTTTATTCATTCTGGATACTTCTTTGACGCAGCATCCTTTCTAATTACGTTTATCTTAGCGGGAAAAGCGTTAGAAGCTTACATAAAGGAGAGATCCAGCAGCGAAGTTATCGAGTTGAAAACGATTAAAGCAACTAAGGAAAACGGAGAAGTTGTGGACTCTAAGAACCTTAAAGTGGGCGACTTAGTAGTAGTTAAGTCAGGAGAGCTGATACCTGCAGACGGAGTGGTAGAGTTCGGTGAAGGCTTCGTTGACCAGTCCATCTATACAGGTGAAACTGAGCCGGTGAAGAGAGTCAGGGGCGATCCTGTAATAGGAGGTTCCACCCTGATTACCGGTTACTTAAAGGTCTACGTAACTAGAGCAGGGGACAGAACGTACATATCTCAGGTGGTAGAAGCGTTGAGAGAAGCTGAGGTAGTTAGACTCCCTATTCAGAATTTGGTCGATAGGATATCCTCGATATTCGTCCCTTCAATAATAGCTCTA is part of the Metallosphaera cuprina Ar-4 genome and harbors:
- the soxC gene encoding proton pump complex cytochrome B SoxC — protein: MSLGKRVSNWFAERLGLDDLPFFKTPDYMFHANEWLGALVAASFIYTVISGLILLLYYNAAAGYQSTEAIINQVPYGSVVLYSHLYGSYAMIILAYVHMFRNYFVGAYKKPRELLWILGVLMLVLTLGASFLGYSLIGDALAVSAVDVGAGIVTSIPQLSFLIPIIFGNYDTGDYTRVLALHIILVALIGLLFVFHFFLAEHYGMMPSRKVKPKAPAVYTKEEWSKFNPWWPRNFVYMSSLVFMTWGFILAIPNALAYLNGLPQYFNPFMNPKPAPPPNSPAAAHITTYPPWFFLFLYKIADFTSDVVVFLMIGVIIPLIYLLIVPFLDRTDELHPLRRKVFSGIGILMITYLIQTSLWGDLAPGVQVSVKDQVIAYLVPAIIVALGLTFLNPMEQKVRPSSAISPMTSILFVVISLLFSGAVVQLIDYPSPLTFSIAMFLGSLFFLGARSMGSLVLNKNVSRSVPNRPVSEVNTSVMISNEKKKRLAEVIMSILFVLVVVIVAQMWTIPPTGYASNLFGVDLGLVFLMLGESISLYHYVVYKKPTEKEE
- a CDS encoding antibiotic biosynthesis monooxygenase family protein; the encoded protein is MINVGFYYKVKKGHEKEFEETFLSVLKTLKESLPGFRDAKLYKNVADPQEYLIYSEWDNLETFREFIKSRAFKETTSYGKSIIDGRPTHRVLQQVNES
- a CDS encoding 5-formyltetrahydrofolate cyclo-ligase, with translation MERLAKQEIRERIWKLMEEKGIASFPRPVKGRIPNFKGSVKASNNLTQTREYKEAKVVKSNPDAPQSPFRERALSDKKILLVPTPRLKGEFFLFSEKAWGNPREASKIVNFSRYGENVRLDDIPVIDLVVVGSVAVSPRGNRVGKGEGYSELEYAILREQGKVKETTPVATTVHSIQIVPDVPSEPFDVPVDIIATESSLIKTDGLEKPKGLILEYLTREKVNDTPYLMEYLRRTNRLHLIT
- the speB gene encoding agmatinase, translating into MRQIDALKSPRFSQISTFARLPTCGDERPEAIFMGIPFDDATTYRPGARFGPMGVRDGSRLLRPYNPFQKVYPLDELNVCDGGDVDVIPGHIEETMERIEETLTEYMKRSTLFLVGGDHSITLPILRTVKRVHGKVNLIHFDSHYDFWDSHWGKKYDHGTWLRRSLEEGLLNRVIQIGIRGSLFSHEDVEDGKRLGISSFTIREVKLDLNRVIQEISTLKGPTYISFDIDVVDPAFAPGTGTPEVGGLSSFEALEIIRSLNVQLVGFDVVEISPPYDVSELTSMLGANIIYEAMSLKARLKNGETS
- the cpsA gene encoding carboxypeptidase CpsA, yielding MEPYQILEEAKKIESKVIELRRTIHAYPELSYQEHRTAGLVSDFLRGLGVEVHENVGLKTAVMGVIRGKRKGVLALRADMDALPLNEETGLPFSSKVPGVMHACGHDAHTAMLLGVASILTKHLDEIGEVRLLFQPAEEDGGRGGALPMIEAGVMNGVDYVFGLHVMSGYPSGVLATREGPLMARPDSFKVEIVGRGGHGSAPHETIDPVYISALIINAIQGIRSRQVNPLEPFVLSVTSVHSGTKDNIIPDRAMMEGTIRTLNDNVREAVIRSFQDVVKGICEAYGAQCRIEFKENPYPVTVNDPETTREVKEVLAQIPGVEVRDVPPVLGGEDFSRFLQRAKGSFIFLGTRNERENIVYPNHSSKFTVDESSLKIGVTSLSLLAMRFSR
- a CDS encoding TRASH domain-containing protein, which translates into the protein MTNENELTELEYKVLSYLREDSRMSASKIAKELGVSRTSVAKAIQSLREKGVKFTVEYYEKDKLTVFSISENCPNGFACYKLIDGKYLVIMEARMEQMVDLLSKLKSSSYYVSVGKEGFTKVKRSKLVCDYCGGEIKGEPILLKRGKKIYYTCCKACSSEMEKKLNVVS
- a CDS encoding YHS domain-containing protein, which produces MMDPVCGMEVNETTNLKTMYKGKMYYFCSSHCKSAFEKDPEAYLKGGPKGMPHGH
- a CDS encoding heavy metal translocating P-type ATPase, with translation MDTKEGLRLKKEQELKILGMHCATCEVTVSRAISGVNGVKNTKVNLASGNAIVEMEGGKLADVVKAVRKAGYDVVTQKLILNVKMREEEGHKVREILEDIDGVISAKVNSASGLAVVELNPLSTSSDKVVEELKKHGYLAEVSADKVTRTSYLRELLMKLLIAAVVSPLTLIQVPLLQLIFSIPVVFYSGSIFHRGAFRAIKNRTTNMDVLVSLSSLTAWFYSFVSFLFIHSGYFFDAASFLITFILAGKALEAYIKERSSSEVIELKTIKATKENGEVVDSKNLKVGDLVVVKSGELIPADGVVEFGEGFVDQSIYTGETEPVKRVRGDPVIGGSTLITGYLKVYVTRAGDRTYISQVVEALREAEVVRLPIQNLVDRISSIFVPSIIALSILTFLIWFYPLHQPLYFSTLIAIAVLASACPCGFGLATPMAVMVGIRKLLKKGIVIRNGESLERLKEVKTFVFDKTGTLTKGDIKLERYVEYLPGALQKASALESMSNHPVSKTISSLYKGEHKVESYTELDGGIYGKVDGSEVLIGKRELIRNNCEGQPQGDISICVGWKVAADIWLTDELREGVKDLIDELKERYKVIIATGDSSNFADRISRELGVELRKGLSPEDKVELINELKKSGPVAFVGDGVNDAQAIKAADVGIAVSTGTDLAKYAGDIIVPNISSIRSLIGQTGRTVRKIKENIAWALTYNAILVPIAAGALYPILGITLQPEYAALGMAMNSVSVVLWSFVQ